The Effusibacillus lacus DNA segment CCTGGGGACGCTGGAAGAGCGGATTGATGAGATGATCGGGCGCAAACAGGACCTGAGCAGGCAAATTGTGGGAAGCGGGGAAAACTGGATCACCGAAATGTCGACGGATGAATTGAAGGAACTGTTCACGCTGCGAAAAGAATGGATCGGGAAGGAGTAAGACATGTCCAGGCGGAAACGGGAAAAGATGAAAGCCAAACAGCAAAGACATCAGAAGAAAGAGAATCACGATCACGTGCAAGCAGGTGCCAATCCAAGCATGCCGGCCGATGCGGATTCACGCGGAATGTCGCCTGCCTGGAAGAATTTTTATGCCAGCGTCCGGAAGGCGGTCAGGGACTGACCGGTGAATTATCCCTTCCCTCACTTGAAATAACTTGTATTATAGAAGTTGAAAGGTGAGTGGGTCGGATTGGACAAAAATCTTATGAACGGAAGGGATTTTGATTCCCTTCTTTTATTTTTAAGACGCTGTTGACAACCTCAAAGGGTACCGAAAAGAATTCAACACTATCCTAGGACTTATAGTGGCTATGGCTAAGAAGGGACCCCTCATCAAACCTGAAGGTTACGGTGAACCATTGATCGGGCCCCTGTTCGGTTTTATGAAAATCAAGCCGAAAGCAATGAGTTTACGGATCGTTTACCGGCCAGTCAACCCCCAAACGGCCGACGAAAAAATCCGTATGGAGATTATTGCGATAGGTCCTAAAAATAGGGAAGAAGTCTACGATCTAGCGGCTGCGCGTCTTGCTGAGTTTAAGATCGAAATGGAAAAACGGGAACAGCGCAATAAATCGTAGTTATGACGGCTCAATAACGAGTCGTCCTTTTTGTTTCGACTGTCCCAGCTTCCGGAATGTTTCACGATGATAATGTAATCCTTGAGGTGCGGGCCGAGGTTAAGTGCACTTCACCCTCAATGGACTTTTCTTCATTGTAATGACCTGTCTAGGATATACTGGAATCATCAACCAATAAAGGAGATGTCAAAATTGTCATCCAACCATGTAACTCGTAAACCTAACCGTCTTATACATGAAAAGTCACCTTATCTGCTCCAACATGCCTACAACCCTGTTGACTGGTATCCTTGGTCGCCGGAAGCTTTTCAAAAAGCAAAGCGTGAAGGTAAGCCTATTTTCTTATCCATCGGCTATTCCTAGCCCTGCGGGGCGCGAAATGAAGTAAAGAGAGGTATCACCAGTTTACTTGTCATTGGTGCCACGTAATGGAAAGGGAATCTTTCGAAGACGACGAAGTCGCAGCTTTCCTTAACAAGCACTTTGTGTCCATCAAAGTCGACCGGGAAGAACGACCGGATGTGGACCACCTATATATGACCGTTTGCCAGGAGATGACAGGTCATGGTGGATGGCCGCTGACCATCGTCATGACGCCGGATAAGAAGCCGTTTTTTGCCGGGACCTATTTTCCGAAAGAACGCAAGTATGGACGCCTGGGGATTCTCGACATCCTGAGCCAGATCACGGACAAATGGACTTCCGAGCGAGAGCGGATCGAGCGTGCAGGCGAACAGATCACCCAGGCTTTGCAGCCACGGTTCGAAGGGGCCGTCGGGGACGGCTTGACGGAAGAAGTCCTGGAGGGTGCATTCAAACGGTTTGTGGCTAACTTTGACGAAACTTACGGCGGGTTCGGCTCCGCACCGAAGTTTCCATCCCCCCACAACTTCGGTTTCCTGCTTCGCTACTGGAAACAAACGGGTCGCGACAAAGCGCTCTCGATGGTGGAACATACGCTGGAATCGATGTACCGCGGAGGCATATATGACCACCTCGGTCTTGGGTTTGCACGCTATTCGGTTGATGAAATGTGGCTGATCCCTCACTTTGAAAAAATGCTCTACGACAATGCCCTGCTGGCCAACGCCTACCTGGAAACGTACCAGGCCACCGGCAACCCGTTCTTTGGCAGGGTTGCCCGGGACGTATTCGCTTACGTGCTGCGGGACATGACCAGCCCGGAAGGCGGGTTTTACTCGGCGGAGGATGCGGACTCGGAAGGGGAAGAGGGCAAATTTTACGTCTGGCGTCCGGAAGAGATCAAGGAGCATCTCGGGGATCGCGCGGGTGAAATCTTCTGCAACTACTACGGCGTCACGGAACAGGGCAATTTTGAATGCCATACCAGTCATCTGAATCTCATCGACACCGACCATCATGCGATTGCGAAAGAATATGGGATGAGCGAAGAAGAGTTAAGCCGGGTGCTGGAAGAGGCCCGTCACAAACTGTTTGAGGTGCGTGACAAACGAGTCCACCCGGGCAAGGACGACAAAATTCTGACCGCGTGGAACGGGTTGATGATTGCCGCCATGGCCAAAGGGGCGCAGGTACTGGGGGATAAGCGATATTCGGATGCCGCCCGGAAGGCGGCCGAATTCATTCTGGCGAAACTGCGGCGTGAGGACGGCCGTCTGCTGGCCCGCTACCGAGAGGGAGAAGCCGCTTTCCCCGCTTATCTGGATGATTATGCGTTTCTGATCTGGGGGTTCTTGGAACTGTACGAGGCCGATTTTGACCTGAAACATATGGAGACCGCCTTGAGCTTGACTGAGGAGGTCAATCGCCTGTTCCGGGATGACACAAATGGCGGATACTTCTTCTATGGCAGCGACAGTGAACAACTGATTGCCCGCCCGAAGGAGATCTATGACGGGGCCATCCCCTCCGGAAACTCGGTTATGACATTGAATCTGCTGCGGTTAGCCCGGTTAACAGGCAACCAACAGTATGAAAAATTGGCCGAGCGGCAGTTTGAGGCATTTTCCGGCAACGTGAAGGCCTATCCGCCCGGGTACAGCCATATGTTAATGGCGCTGCAGTTTGCCGTGTACGGCAGCAAAGAAATCGTGATCGCGGGGGATCCGGATGCGGAGGACACGAAGAAGATGCTGGAGGCCGTTCGCAAAACCTTTCTGCCGAATGCTGTTGTAGTGCTGAACCCGATGGGGAAAGAAGCGGAAGTGGTTAACCAATTCCCGTTTGTGGAAGGGAAGACGGCCAAAGATGGCAAAGCAACTGCCTATGTCTGCGAAAACTATTCCTGTTTATCTCCGATTCAGGATCTGACCGAACTTGAACGGATTCTGAGGAAATGAGAGAAGAA contains these protein-coding regions:
- a CDS encoding DUF255 domain-containing protein; the protein is MSKLSSNHVTRKPNRLIHEKSPYLLQHAYNPVDWYPWSPEAFQKAKREGKPIFLSIGYS
- a CDS encoding thioredoxin domain-containing protein, which codes for MERESFEDDEVAAFLNKHFVSIKVDREERPDVDHLYMTVCQEMTGHGGWPLTIVMTPDKKPFFAGTYFPKERKYGRLGILDILSQITDKWTSERERIERAGEQITQALQPRFEGAVGDGLTEEVLEGAFKRFVANFDETYGGFGSAPKFPSPHNFGFLLRYWKQTGRDKALSMVEHTLESMYRGGIYDHLGLGFARYSVDEMWLIPHFEKMLYDNALLANAYLETYQATGNPFFGRVARDVFAYVLRDMTSPEGGFYSAEDADSEGEEGKFYVWRPEEIKEHLGDRAGEIFCNYYGVTEQGNFECHTSHLNLIDTDHHAIAKEYGMSEEELSRVLEEARHKLFEVRDKRVHPGKDDKILTAWNGLMIAAMAKGAQVLGDKRYSDAARKAAEFILAKLRREDGRLLARYREGEAAFPAYLDDYAFLIWGFLELYEADFDLKHMETALSLTEEVNRLFRDDTNGGYFFYGSDSEQLIARPKEIYDGAIPSGNSVMTLNLLRLARLTGNQQYEKLAERQFEAFSGNVKAYPPGYSHMLMALQFAVYGSKEIVIAGDPDAEDTKKMLEAVRKTFLPNAVVVLNPMGKEAEVVNQFPFVEGKTAKDGKATAYVCENYSCLSPIQDLTELERILRK